One part of the Mya arenaria isolate MELC-2E11 chromosome 3, ASM2691426v1 genome encodes these proteins:
- the LOC128229057 gene encoding cyclin-dependent kinases regulatory subunit 1-like: MSAKNIYYSDKYTDDEYEYRHVMLPKEIAKLVPTTHLMSEAEWRSIGVQQSPGWIHYMMHKPEPHIMLFRRPIPKS; encoded by the exons ATGTCagccaaaaatatttattattcagaCAAATACACAGACGATGAATACGAATACAG GCATGTGATGTTACCAAAGGAGATAGCAAAGTTAGTGCCGACTACACATCTTATGTCTGAAGCAGAATGGCGGAGCATTGGAGTTCAGCAAAGCCCTGGCTGGATCCACTACATGATGCATAAACCAG AACCACACATTATGCTATTCCGTCGCCCCATTCCAAAGAGCTAA